The proteins below come from a single Halomonas binhaiensis genomic window:
- a CDS encoding HupE/UreJ family protein has product MFLITLFGVLTSTAAEAHTGGSQGWLHPLTGMDHLLAMIAVGAWSSQMGGRAIWIVPSAFVACMLLGGLLGFELIELPGVEIGISLSVILLGLAIGLERTFPVAIAALGVGIFGIFHGYAHGYEMPVMDNKLAYTSGFLATTASLHVFGAISALLLLKLAHGRIVLRILGFVCALLGIYLMFQL; this is encoded by the coding sequence ATGTTCCTCATCACTCTTTTCGGCGTGCTGACCAGTACAGCAGCTGAAGCCCACACTGGAGGCTCACAAGGCTGGCTGCATCCGCTCACGGGAATGGATCATCTATTGGCGATGATCGCCGTTGGTGCCTGGAGCAGCCAGATGGGAGGCCGGGCGATCTGGATCGTCCCCAGCGCCTTTGTCGCCTGTATGCTATTAGGCGGCTTGCTGGGTTTCGAACTGATAGAACTACCGGGAGTTGAAATCGGCATATCGCTGTCAGTCATCTTGCTTGGCCTGGCCATCGGCTTGGAAAGAACCTTTCCGGTTGCCATCGCGGCCCTTGGCGTAGGGATCTTCGGCATTTTCCATGGTTATGCGCATGGTTATGAAATGCCGGTCATGGACAACAAACTGGCTTATACATCCGGCTTCCTGGCCACTACCGCCAGCTTGCATGTATTTGGGGCCATTAGTGCCCTACTGCTACTCAAGTTGGCGCACGGACGTATTGTGCTACGTATCCTGGGTTTTGTTTGCGCGCTTCTCGGTATCTACTTGATGTTCCAACTGTAG
- a CDS encoding DUF4198 domain-containing protein: MYSSLIPHMSLRALLRYPGRLFARSSRPRQLAGSLILILFTPIVQAHEFWLVPHDGVTTTSEKVAFELRIGPTWPGVQTPRQADLIRWFKAQDALGTRDIPGREGSLVIGHLNAREPGATVVAMRTRGVSIDLPASEFNQYLQEEGLTNILDLRRKFGLMEAPSRESFSRCAKSIVFVDGQSQGFDHKMDLPLELIPRSDPLNLHTGSPLKLQLLFNDEPLPGTLVKAQLKADPVIELTAISDSQGYVNFTLPDSGLWLFNAVHMEPSAELETDWESLWASLTMELSLSSVQNSPSKDSVPQDNSTH; encoded by the coding sequence TTGTACTCGTCACTGATTCCCCATATGTCACTACGCGCCTTGTTACGCTATCCGGGTCGCCTGTTTGCACGCTCGTCTCGGCCAAGACAACTTGCAGGTAGCTTGATCCTCATACTGTTTACGCCAATAGTGCAGGCCCATGAGTTCTGGCTGGTACCTCATGACGGGGTTACCACAACAAGCGAGAAAGTTGCCTTCGAACTACGTATTGGCCCCACCTGGCCTGGAGTTCAAACGCCACGACAAGCCGACTTGATTCGCTGGTTCAAGGCTCAGGATGCATTGGGAACCAGAGATATTCCTGGCCGGGAAGGATCGCTTGTCATAGGCCACCTGAACGCCCGTGAACCCGGAGCCACCGTCGTGGCCATGCGTACCCGAGGTGTATCGATTGACCTGCCTGCCTCGGAATTCAACCAGTACCTGCAGGAAGAAGGTCTGACTAATATCCTGGATCTTCGTCGTAAATTCGGCCTGATGGAAGCTCCAAGCCGTGAAAGCTTCTCACGCTGTGCCAAGAGCATCGTCTTCGTCGATGGGCAAAGCCAAGGCTTTGATCATAAAATGGATCTGCCTCTGGAGCTCATTCCGCGCAGCGATCCCTTGAACCTCCATACTGGAAGCCCTCTCAAGCTCCAACTGCTGTTCAACGACGAGCCCCTTCCCGGCACGCTGGTCAAAGCACAACTCAAGGCTGACCCAGTTATCGAGCTGACAGCTATCTCTGACAGCCAGGGTTACGTCAACTTCACACTGCCAGACTCTGGGCTGTGGTTGTTCAACGCCGTACATATGGAGCCGAGTGCCGAGTTAGAGACTGACTGGGAAAGCCTGTGGGCCTCTTTGACAATGGAGCTCTCGCTTTCTTCTGTCCAGAACTCCCCCTCCAAGGACTCAGTACCCCAGGACAACAGCACTCATTAA
- a CDS encoding NAD-dependent epimerase — protein MKLLITGMAGFIGHAVARRLSGQGHEIVGIDNLNDYYDVSLKQARLENLADCPDVRFERMDLADRDAMAALFERESFDRVIHLAAQAGVRYSLENPNAYVDANLVGHMNVLEGCRHSKVEHLVYASSSSVYGANEKIPFSTDDNVDHPISLYAATKKANELMAHTYSHLYDLPTTGLRFFTVYGPWGRPDMALFKFTRAVFGGKPLDVYNHGDMSRDFTYIDDIVEGVVRVLDVVPKPRGTDEVTTDTRTAPYALFNIGHGSPVSLMDFIRAIEKATGREAICNFKPMQAGDVPRTWADTEALFEATGYRPEVTVEDGVQHFVDWYRAFYSV, from the coding sequence ATGAAACTGTTGATCACCGGTATGGCGGGTTTTATTGGCCATGCTGTGGCACGCCGCCTGTCTGGGCAGGGGCATGAGATCGTAGGCATCGACAACCTGAACGACTACTACGATGTGTCTCTCAAGCAGGCGCGGCTGGAGAACCTGGCAGATTGCCCGGATGTCCGCTTCGAACGCATGGACCTGGCGGATCGTGATGCCATGGCGGCGCTTTTCGAGCGAGAATCCTTTGACCGGGTCATTCATCTGGCAGCTCAGGCTGGGGTGCGCTATTCGCTGGAGAACCCCAACGCCTATGTGGATGCGAACCTTGTTGGCCATATGAATGTGCTGGAAGGCTGTCGCCATTCAAAGGTGGAACACCTGGTCTACGCGTCTTCGAGCTCTGTCTATGGGGCCAACGAGAAAATACCTTTCTCCACCGACGACAATGTCGATCATCCCATCAGCCTGTATGCGGCGACCAAGAAAGCCAACGAGCTGATGGCGCATACCTATTCGCACCTTTATGACTTGCCGACTACGGGACTGCGTTTCTTTACCGTATATGGTCCTTGGGGCAGGCCGGACATGGCACTGTTCAAGTTCACCAGGGCAGTGTTCGGAGGCAAGCCGCTGGATGTGTATAACCATGGCGACATGTCGCGGGATTTCACCTATATCGATGATATCGTCGAGGGCGTTGTCAGAGTGCTGGATGTGGTGCCCAAGCCGCGTGGCACAGACGAAGTCACCACCGACACTCGCACCGCGCCTTATGCATTGTTCAATATTGGTCATGGCAGCCCAGTGTCATTGATGGACTTCATCCGTGCCATCGAGAAAGCGACGGGCCGCGAGGCCATCTGTAATTTCAAGCCGATGCAGGCTGGCGATGTTCCGCGCACCTGGGCGGATACCGAAGCGCTGTTCGAGGCCACTGGCTATCGTCCCGAAGTGACGGTAGAAGACGGCGTGCAACACTTCGTCGACTGGTATCGTGCCTTCTATTCCGTGTGA
- a CDS encoding DUF4331 family protein yields MKLKTMKKTMAFTAAIVGSIALGGTQALASHHFETTLVQQKPALNQLDNYVFASERPDHTVFIMNVSSTPKEGDDGIFASEALYNIHVSSDDKFETGHTFSLQFDGDKYTLYSSDTPNGPVGEVGSKVGEGVVGEKAELSDGIQVWAGVAKDPFYGNSPSLHLLRAQLNSGQPYDPAIWSQSGGKSIFVGRKSAAIVLDVPNSMLSSTVRTFMTTDVKQDDDTWQQIQYSANPLFSHIMLFENEALKEAYNHTRPDMQDDIKPIAAARISRAATLAKSQDDPIKYGNEVADQLVPDVLTYKTGTKATYSATERNGRPLDDDAMSVVLTMLLGTETDQKIPNPKLYTATFPYVIPTTLD; encoded by the coding sequence ATGAAACTCAAGACAATGAAAAAAACCATGGCATTCACTGCCGCCATCGTAGGTAGTATTGCACTGGGTGGCACCCAGGCATTGGCCAGTCACCATTTTGAGACCACTCTCGTACAACAGAAGCCAGCACTTAATCAGCTGGATAATTACGTTTTTGCTTCGGAACGTCCTGACCATACCGTCTTCATCATGAACGTCAGCTCGACGCCGAAGGAAGGCGATGATGGTATTTTCGCCTCTGAGGCGCTGTACAACATCCACGTATCCAGTGATGACAAGTTCGAGACAGGGCATACTTTCAGCCTTCAGTTTGACGGCGACAAGTACACTCTATACTCATCAGATACCCCGAATGGCCCTGTAGGTGAAGTGGGTTCCAAGGTTGGCGAAGGTGTCGTAGGTGAAAAGGCTGAACTGTCCGATGGTATTCAAGTGTGGGCCGGTGTTGCAAAAGACCCCTTCTACGGCAACTCACCCAGCCTGCACCTGCTGCGCGCCCAGCTGAACAGTGGTCAGCCCTATGATCCCGCAATCTGGTCACAGTCCGGGGGCAAGAGCATCTTCGTTGGCCGTAAATCTGCCGCCATTGTGCTGGATGTTCCTAACTCCATGTTGAGCTCTACAGTGCGCACCTTCATGACTACAGATGTCAAGCAGGATGACGACACCTGGCAGCAGATCCAGTATTCTGCCAACCCGTTGTTCTCGCACATCATGCTGTTTGAAAATGAGGCACTGAAAGAAGCCTATAACCATACCCGTCCGGACATGCAGGATGACATCAAGCCGATCGCTGCGGCTCGTATCTCCCGTGCAGCGACACTGGCCAAATCTCAAGATGACCCCATCAAATATGGCAATGAGGTTGCCGACCAGCTGGTGCCGGATGTGCTTACCTACAAGACTGGTACCAAGGCAACTTATTCCGCCACTGAGCGTAATGGTCGCCCGCTGGATGATGATGCCATGAGCGTTGTATTGACAATGCTGCTCGGCACGGAGACGGACCAGAAGATTCCCAATCCAAAGCTTTATACAGCGACTTTTCCCTACGTCATTCCTACTACGCTGGATTGA
- a CDS encoding DUF4336 domain-containing protein, whose protein sequence is MNTPRHDGHDMPPTALYSPAPELWIADGGTVSFYSLPFPTRMVVIRLSDNRLWLHSPIALSEPLRQQIDELGDVTWLIAPNHLHHLFLDQWLEAYPHARCFGTEQVIRKRHDLHFDGSLGNEPDLEWKQDIGQLLFTGSPLMTEAIFFHHASHSLIVTDLIENFPPQSLTPLKRFLAKKAGVVAPNGSMPLDWRLSFMFHKAEAHKHLQRILDWQPERLIMAHGEMVTSQARMFLQRAFRWLNQGEH, encoded by the coding sequence ATGAACACACCACGACATGATGGTCATGATATGCCCCCCACGGCCCTTTATTCCCCAGCTCCTGAACTGTGGATCGCCGACGGAGGCACCGTTTCCTTCTATAGCTTGCCCTTTCCCACCCGCATGGTTGTGATACGACTGAGTGATAACCGACTATGGCTGCATAGTCCTATTGCACTCAGTGAGCCTCTTCGGCAGCAGATCGATGAACTGGGAGATGTCACTTGGCTGATTGCTCCCAATCACCTTCATCATCTCTTTCTCGATCAGTGGTTGGAAGCCTATCCTCACGCCCGCTGCTTCGGTACCGAACAGGTGATTCGCAAACGCCATGATCTTCATTTCGACGGCTCACTCGGCAATGAGCCAGACCTGGAGTGGAAACAGGATATCGGTCAGTTGCTGTTCACCGGCTCTCCACTAATGACAGAGGCCATTTTCTTCCACCATGCGTCACATTCACTCATTGTCACAGACTTGATCGAAAACTTCCCACCACAAAGCCTGACTCCGCTGAAACGCTTTCTGGCCAAGAAAGCTGGCGTCGTTGCACCCAATGGCAGCATGCCGCTGGATTGGCGACTCAGCTTCATGTTTCACAAGGCTGAAGCCCACAAACACCTGCAGCGCATTCTGGACTGGCAGCCTGAACGCCTGATCATGGCGCATGGCGAGATGGTTACCTCTCAGGCACGAATGTTCTTACAGCGCGCGTTTAGATGGCTCAACCAAGGCGAACACTGA
- a CDS encoding helix-turn-helix domain-containing protein: protein MDSTITSASQALAAGNPLDAMNLVALRDDAPALALRGIAMAQIGDLVRAKSLLRDAVRAFGPQDRVAQARCIVAETEIALATRDLGWSAKRLDAARKTLETHHDHANAALARHIELRRQLLLGKLDHVEQTLSEIDTTPYPPALKASHELVIASTRIRRLQTQSARQALVRAARYARQSGIPGLMAEIEDAALVLNTPAARLITSGRERLVLLEEVEALLASRSLVIDACRYDVRLGDTTISLARRPLLFTLIRILSEAWPNDISRDMLIEQAFRTKYADDTHRVRLRVEIGRLRKLLKELLDIEATPRGFVLLPGQAQEVAVLARPIEERHGSLLALLADGQAWSSSALAAALGASQRTVQRTLDTLVTTGKVQSFGHGRTRRWLLPSIPTFTTTLLLPTPLPGD from the coding sequence ATGGATTCAACCATTACCTCTGCATCGCAGGCGCTTGCCGCCGGCAATCCTCTTGATGCCATGAACCTGGTCGCCTTGCGTGACGATGCGCCAGCACTTGCCTTGCGTGGAATTGCGATGGCCCAGATTGGTGATCTGGTGCGAGCCAAGTCACTCCTGCGCGATGCCGTGCGAGCCTTTGGCCCTCAAGACAGGGTGGCACAAGCCAGGTGCATCGTGGCAGAAACAGAAATCGCTCTCGCCACACGAGACCTGGGCTGGTCAGCCAAACGGCTCGATGCTGCACGGAAAACACTGGAAACCCATCATGATCATGCCAATGCCGCGCTTGCACGGCATATCGAACTGAGGCGTCAACTCCTGCTCGGGAAGCTCGATCATGTTGAACAGACACTCTCCGAGATCGATACCACGCCTTATCCACCTGCACTGAAGGCCTCTCATGAACTGGTTATTGCCAGCACCAGGATTCGCCGCCTGCAGACACAGTCTGCCCGTCAGGCGCTTGTTCGCGCAGCCAGGTACGCTCGCCAGTCTGGTATTCCTGGCCTGATGGCCGAGATCGAAGATGCTGCTCTTGTTCTGAATACGCCAGCGGCACGCCTGATCACCTCCGGCAGAGAGCGGCTGGTGCTACTCGAAGAGGTTGAAGCTCTGCTGGCCTCCAGGTCTCTCGTCATCGATGCCTGCCGTTATGACGTGCGCCTTGGAGACACTACCATTTCACTTGCCCGACGCCCGCTGCTGTTCACTCTCATTCGAATCCTGAGTGAAGCCTGGCCCAACGATATTTCTCGAGACATGTTGATCGAGCAGGCCTTCCGAACAAAGTACGCCGATGATACTCATCGCGTGCGCCTACGCGTCGAAATTGGGCGCCTGCGCAAGCTGTTGAAAGAGCTGCTGGACATAGAGGCCACACCACGGGGTTTTGTGCTGCTGCCAGGTCAGGCACAAGAGGTCGCCGTTCTGGCCAGGCCTATCGAGGAAAGGCATGGCTCATTGCTCGCCCTGCTGGCGGATGGCCAAGCCTGGTCAAGCTCGGCCTTGGCAGCAGCGCTTGGCGCCAGCCAACGCACCGTACAGAGAACGCTCGACACTCTGGTAACAACGGGAAAAGTGCAATCCTTCGGACATGGCCGGACACGTCGCTGGTTGCTGCCCTCCATCCCGACATTCACGACAACCTTGTTACTCCCGACTCCGCTTCCTGGCGACTAG
- a CDS encoding ribose-phosphate pyrophosphokinase, with product MSKLMVFAGNANPELARKVAESLDSRLGNATVGQFSDGEIAVEINENVRGKDVFVLQSTCAPTNDNLLELILMVDALRRASATRITAVVPYFGYARQDRRVRSARVPISAKIVADMMVKAGVDRVMTMDLHADQIQGFFDVPVDNVYGSPILLDDIERQNYDDLVVVSPDVGGVVRARAIAKQLNVDLAIIDKRRPQANQAQVMHIIGDIQDRTCVVVDDMIDTAGTLCKAGEALKEHGAKRVVAYATHPILSGPAVDNITNSVLDEVVVTDTIPLSDEARRSGRIRQLSVSGLIAEAIRRVSNEESVSAMFH from the coding sequence GTGTCAAAATTGATGGTTTTCGCCGGGAATGCCAACCCCGAACTCGCCCGAAAGGTCGCCGAGAGCCTGGATAGCAGACTGGGCAACGCTACGGTCGGTCAATTCAGCGACGGCGAAATCGCGGTAGAGATCAACGAGAACGTGCGCGGCAAGGACGTCTTCGTCCTGCAGTCCACCTGTGCACCGACCAATGATAACCTGCTGGAATTGATCCTGATGGTTGATGCTCTGCGTCGCGCTTCTGCGACCCGCATCACCGCCGTGGTTCCCTACTTCGGCTACGCTCGTCAGGACCGTCGTGTGCGCTCTGCTCGCGTACCGATTTCCGCCAAGATCGTTGCCGACATGATGGTCAAGGCAGGTGTCGATCGCGTCATGACCATGGACCTGCATGCGGATCAGATCCAGGGCTTCTTCGATGTGCCGGTAGACAACGTCTATGGCTCACCGATCCTGCTTGATGACATCGAGCGTCAGAATTACGACGATCTGGTCGTGGTATCACCAGACGTTGGCGGCGTGGTTCGTGCCCGGGCCATTGCCAAGCAACTCAACGTGGATCTCGCCATCATCGACAAGCGTCGCCCCCAGGCCAACCAGGCCCAGGTGATGCATATCATCGGCGATATCCAGGACCGCACCTGCGTGGTGGTAGACGACATGATCGATACTGCCGGCACCCTGTGCAAGGCTGGCGAAGCGCTCAAGGAGCACGGCGCCAAGCGTGTGGTGGCCTACGCCACTCACCCGATTCTGTCGGGTCCGGCGGTGGACAACATCACCAACTCCGTACTGGATGAAGTGGTCGTCACCGATACCATTCCGCTGTCTGACGAAGCCCGTCGCAGTGGTCGTATCCGCCAGCTCAGCGTATCTGGCCTGATTGCTGAAGCGATCCGTCGTGTCAGCAACGAAGAATCCGTCAGCGCGATGTTCCACTGA
- a CDS encoding glutamine cyclotransferase: protein MKRSVANIIREYGPFPNVEAIHGVTYDGQRIWFGVGQQLNALDPGNGQPVRSLNVVADAGTAFDGQYLYQISGDHIQKVDPHDGNIIATIPTPSAENSGLAWGEGSLWVGQYRNRKIHQIDPETGEVLRTLESNRCVTGVTWNGTELWHGTWENDESELRHVNPDTGEVLETIEMPSGTGVSGLESDGNGQFFCGGGGSGKLRTVRRS, encoded by the coding sequence ATGAAACGATCAGTTGCCAACATCATCCGCGAATACGGCCCTTTCCCGAATGTGGAGGCCATACACGGCGTCACCTACGATGGTCAGCGCATCTGGTTCGGGGTCGGACAGCAGTTGAATGCACTGGACCCGGGGAATGGGCAACCCGTGCGATCTCTCAATGTCGTCGCCGACGCCGGTACTGCCTTTGATGGCCAGTACCTGTACCAGATCAGCGGAGATCACATCCAGAAAGTCGACCCACATGATGGCAATATCATCGCGACCATCCCGACACCCAGTGCCGAGAACTCCGGCCTTGCATGGGGAGAAGGCTCACTCTGGGTTGGCCAGTATCGGAATCGCAAGATCCATCAGATCGATCCTGAGACGGGTGAAGTGCTGCGTACCCTGGAATCCAATCGCTGTGTCACTGGCGTGACCTGGAATGGCACAGAGCTGTGGCATGGCACCTGGGAAAATGACGAAAGCGAGCTTCGCCATGTCAACCCGGATACAGGGGAAGTCCTGGAAACCATTGAGATGCCAAGTGGTACCGGAGTGTCGGGGCTGGAGTCCGACGGCAACGGCCAGTTCTTTTGTGGTGGAGGTGGGAGCGGGAAATTGAGAACTGTCCGCCGCTCCTGA
- the ychF gene encoding redox-regulated ATPase YchF, with amino-acid sequence MGFNCGIVGLPNVGKSTLFNALTKSGIDAENFPFCTIEPNVGIVPMPDPRLDKLAEIVKPERVLPTTMEFVDIAGLVAGASKGEGLGNQFLANIRETQAIAHVVRCFDNDNVIHVANQVDPRADIETINLELALADLDTVDRAIQRLVRVVKGGDKEAIATKAILDRIQPHLAEGQPLRSFDLSEDEIKQIKSFGFLTLKPTMYIANVNEDGFDNNPYLDIVREIAEAEGAVVVPVCNQLEAEIAELDDDERSMFLDEMGMEEPGLDRVIRAGYALLGLQTYFTAGVKEVRAWTVKVGATAPEGAGVIHTDFQKGFIRAEVIAYDDFIAYNGEQGAKDAGKWRLEGKEYIVKDGDVIHFRFNV; translated from the coding sequence ATGGGATTCAATTGCGGCATCGTGGGTCTGCCCAACGTCGGCAAATCCACCCTGTTCAACGCCCTGACCAAGTCCGGCATCGACGCCGAGAACTTCCCTTTCTGCACCATCGAGCCCAACGTCGGTATCGTGCCCATGCCTGATCCGCGTCTCGACAAGCTGGCAGAAATCGTCAAACCGGAACGGGTGCTGCCCACCACCATGGAGTTCGTCGATATCGCTGGGCTCGTTGCGGGTGCTTCCAAGGGAGAAGGCCTCGGCAATCAGTTCCTGGCCAACATTCGCGAGACCCAGGCCATCGCCCACGTGGTGCGCTGCTTCGATAACGATAACGTTATCCATGTCGCCAACCAGGTCGATCCCCGCGCAGATATCGAGACCATCAACCTGGAACTGGCCCTGGCGGACCTCGACACCGTGGACCGCGCCATCCAGCGCCTGGTCCGAGTGGTCAAGGGCGGTGACAAGGAAGCCATTGCCACCAAGGCGATTCTCGACCGTATCCAGCCGCACCTCGCTGAAGGTCAGCCCCTGCGCAGCTTTGATCTCAGCGAGGACGAGATCAAGCAGATCAAGAGCTTTGGCTTCTTGACCCTGAAGCCGACCATGTACATTGCCAACGTCAATGAGGATGGCTTCGACAACAACCCGTACCTCGACATCGTGCGCGAGATCGCCGAGGCGGAAGGCGCTGTAGTAGTACCGGTATGCAACCAGCTTGAGGCCGAGATCGCTGAACTCGACGATGACGAGCGCTCGATGTTCCTCGACGAAATGGGCATGGAAGAGCCTGGCCTTGATCGTGTCATCCGTGCCGGCTATGCCCTGCTTGGCCTGCAGACCTACTTCACTGCTGGGGTGAAGGAAGTTCGTGCCTGGACCGTCAAGGTAGGAGCCACCGCCCCCGAAGGCGCCGGCGTCATCCACACCGATTTCCAGAAAGGCTTCATCCGCGCAGAAGTCATCGCCTATGACGACTTCATTGCCTACAACGGTGAGCAAGGTGCCAAGGATGCCGGCAAGTGGCGCCTGGAAGGCAAGGAGTACATCGTCAAGGACGGCGACGTCATTCACTTCCGCTTCAATGTCTAA
- the pth gene encoding aminoacyl-tRNA hydrolase, with protein MTRIKALIGLANPGEEYAATRHNAGAWLAEEVARQAGTSLRPEKKFLGLYAKAVIDGQDLHLLIPTTYMNRSGGAVAALANFYKIAPDEMLIAHDELDLSPGTARYKQGGGHGGHNGLRDIISALGNDKSFHRARIGIGHPGNAAMVVNYVLGRPGKSERDAIDQAITECLATLPQALAGDWAKAMNRLHSFSV; from the coding sequence ATGACCAGGATCAAGGCGCTGATCGGCTTGGCCAACCCAGGAGAAGAATACGCAGCGACCCGACACAATGCGGGAGCCTGGTTGGCCGAGGAAGTCGCTCGCCAGGCCGGCACCAGCCTGCGCCCGGAGAAGAAGTTTCTTGGTCTGTATGCCAAGGCTGTCATCGACGGACAGGACCTGCATCTGCTCATCCCCACTACGTACATGAACCGCTCCGGCGGTGCCGTGGCAGCCTTGGCCAATTTCTACAAGATTGCCCCGGATGAAATGCTCATCGCCCATGACGAGCTCGACCTGTCACCGGGCACCGCTCGCTACAAGCAGGGAGGCGGCCATGGCGGGCATAATGGCCTGCGCGACATCATCAGTGCCTTGGGCAATGACAAGTCCTTCCATCGAGCGCGCATCGGTATCGGTCACCCCGGCAATGCAGCAATGGTCGTCAACTACGTGCTGGGCCGCCCCGGCAAAAGCGAGCGTGATGCCATCGATCAGGCAATAACAGAATGCCTTGCCACTCTGCCCCAGGCACTGGCAGGCGACTGGGCCAAGGCCATGAATCGTCTTCACAGCTTCTCGGTGTGA
- a CDS encoding 50S ribosomal protein L25/general stress protein Ctc, producing the protein MSDYNITASVRNDLGKGASRRLRRANQQVPAIIYGGTEAPQSIAVDKSAFYKALEDEAFFSSVITLSVEGKTQQVVLRDLQRHPYKPLVTHADFLRVDATHEITMRVPLHIVGQDDSKAIKEQDGELHQLASEIEVSCLPKDLPDYLEADISGLELGAALHLSDIKVPAGVTIVELTHGEDHDQAIANVTKAKVAGEAEDGEAGEAGEASSEEDKGEESAE; encoded by the coding sequence ATGTCTGATTACAACATCACAGCCAGCGTTCGTAACGACCTGGGGAAAGGTGCGAGCCGCCGCCTGCGTCGTGCGAACCAGCAAGTCCCGGCCATCATCTACGGTGGTACCGAGGCTCCCCAGTCCATCGCTGTGGACAAGTCCGCTTTCTACAAAGCTCTGGAAGACGAGGCGTTCTTCTCCTCCGTCATCACCCTGAGCGTGGAAGGCAAGACTCAGCAAGTCGTTCTTCGTGACCTGCAGCGTCACCCCTACAAGCCGCTGGTGACCCACGCTGACTTCCTGCGCGTCGACGCCACTCACGAAATCACCATGCGCGTCCCGCTGCACATCGTGGGCCAGGATGATTCCAAGGCGATCAAGGAACAGGACGGCGAACTCCATCAGTTGGCCTCAGAAATCGAAGTCAGCTGCCTGCCGAAGGACCTGCCCGATTACCTCGAAGCTGATATCTCCGGCCTGGAGTTGGGTGCTGCCCTGCACCTGTCAGACATCAAGGTACCGGCTGGCGTGACCATCGTTGAGCTGACTCATGGTGAAGACCATGACCAGGCCATCGCTAACGTCACCAAGGCCAAGGTCGCTGGCGAAGCTGAAGACGGCGAAGCTGGTGAAGCTGGCGAAGCCAGTAGCGAAGAAGACAAAGGTGAAGAAAGCGCCGAGTAA
- a CDS encoding cytochrome P460 family protein, giving the protein MMNNTKNTNNGIVTLLAGIGLVAVASTALATDKANSAGVEERAKAQFVDDMTAKLPEGYRGWVHVGTFFKEPGSKSILDGSTIEGASFAHTYVEPSALAAYKESGKWPDGTQFVKEFAVSSLDDGSCDKKTGLCSTEHGVGIFENYYLGLAYMVKDAERFPDAAGNWGYFGFGPAEEKGGAYPETAELRSVENCAGCHIAHVADKDYVFSDLHIGLQ; this is encoded by the coding sequence ATGATGAATAACACTAAAAATACCAACAATGGAATTGTCACTCTTCTAGCTGGAATTGGCTTGGTCGCAGTTGCCAGTACAGCATTGGCAACAGACAAGGCGAACAGCGCAGGTGTAGAGGAACGTGCAAAAGCTCAGTTCGTGGATGATATGACAGCTAAATTGCCAGAAGGATATCGTGGCTGGGTCCATGTTGGCACTTTCTTCAAGGAGCCTGGCTCCAAGAGCATTCTGGATGGCAGCACTATCGAGGGCGCTTCCTTCGCCCATACTTATGTCGAGCCATCTGCCTTGGCTGCATACAAGGAATCTGGAAAATGGCCTGACGGCACTCAATTTGTCAAAGAGTTTGCTGTTTCTAGCCTTGATGACGGAAGCTGCGATAAAAAAACAGGCCTCTGCTCCACTGAACATGGCGTAGGCATCTTTGAAAACTATTACCTCGGACTCGCCTATATGGTGAAAGATGCTGAGCGCTTCCCTGATGCTGCAGGAAACTGGGGGTATTTTGGCTTCGGCCCCGCTGAAGAAAAGGGAGGAGCTTATCCTGAGACTGCTGAGCTACGCTCCGTCGAAAATTGTGCCGGTTGCCATATTGCCCATGTGGCAGACAAGGATTATGTCTTCAGCGACCTGCATATAGGACTTCAGTAA